From a region of the Primulina eburnea isolate SZY01 chromosome 7, ASM2296580v1, whole genome shotgun sequence genome:
- the LOC140836047 gene encoding uncharacterized protein, whose product MAADVSSLVRMINAGDTKESTSAGKSTAPITRDLLGGCGTPDSKELDLDLQVPCGWEKRLDLKSGKVYLQRCSSSNSSSSNSENKPQISSKTLTKFQDLNFPLTSKQTLNLFDESALELKLVSSASTSPSSSSYPSICTLDKVKSALERAEKETVIRKRSMSMSMSKSCSPCSNSSSSIQDRDFDNEERFSGSFAAGCPGCLLYVLISKSNPKCPRCNSEVPVPVAIKKPRIDLNMCI is encoded by the exons ATGGCCGCTGATGTCAGTTCTCTGGTCAGAATGATCAACGCCGGCGACACGAAAGAGTCAACCTCGGCAGGGAAATCAACGGCCCCGATCACCCGGGACTTGCTTGGTGGGTGTGGTACACCCGATTCCAAGGAGTTAGACCTCGATTTACAAGTCCCCTGTGGCTGGGAGAAACGCCTCGATTTAAAG TCGGGAAAAGTGTATCTCCAAAGGTGCAGTTCATCAAACTCGTCCTCTTCGAATTCAGAAAACAAGCCTCAAATTAGTAGCAAAACTCTCACCAAGTTTCAAGACCTCAACTTCCCTCTGACGTCGAAACAGACGTTAAACCTCTTCGACGAATCGGCCTTAGAGTTGAAGCTTGTTTCGTCTGCATCCACATCTCCTTCATCTTCGAGTTACCCGAGCATATGCACTCTCGACAAAGTGAAGTCAGCACTCGAGAGGGCCGAGAAAGAAACGGTGATCAGGAAGCGTTCTATGTCAATGTCGATGTCTAAATCTTGTTCTCCGTGTTCGAACTCTTCATCCTCGATCCAAGACCGAGATTTCGACAACGAGGAGAGATTTTCGGGCTCGTTCGCTGCTGGTTGCCCAGGCTGTCTTCTTTATGTGTTGATCTCGAAGAGTAATCCCAAGTGCCCTCGATGTAACAGTGAAGTGCCAGTGCCTGTGGCTATCAAGAAACCTCGTATTGACCTGAACATGTGTATTTGA
- the LOC140836046 gene encoding style cell-cycle inhibitor 1-B, with product MGKIKDDNKVDRSSPQDDLKIKRRRTNDDDEKYRSKKKHKSHKSSEHHSRKDKKSGKKHKDKSREKDSKLKFQELSNEDYFSKNNEFSMWLKKEKKKYFSDLSSDSARSLFSEFVAEWNNQELEPQYYEGVVTGPRTSHKWNIKR from the exons ATGGGTAAGATTAAAGACGACAACAAGGTCGATAGGTCTTCTCCACAAG ATGACTTGAAAATCAAAAGGCGAAGAACTAACGATGACGACGAGAAGTACAGATCCAAGAAAAAACACAAATCTCATAAATCTTCTGAACATCATTCGCGGAAAG ATAAGAAGTCTGGTAAGAAGCATAAAGATAAAAGCCGCGAGAAAGATTCA AAACTAAAGTTTCAAGAACTGTCCAATGAAGACTACTTCTCCAAAAACAATGAATTTTCGATGTGGCTAaagaaagagaagaaaaaatatttctcaGATCTATCATCTGATTCTGCTCGGAGCCTGTTTTCAGAGTTTGTGGCAGAATGGAATAACCAGGAACTCGAACCCCAATACTACGAGGGCGTTGTGACCGGACCACGAACATCACACAAGTGGAACATTAAACGCTAG